A segment of the Flavobacterium azooxidireducens genome:
CTATGGAGAATATTAACGCCATTTATGCAGAAGTTGATGGCAAGAAAAATGCCAACAACGAAATGCCATCTATTGGAAAATTAAATTCTAAATTTATTCAAGACCGAGCTTTAAAAACTTACAAAGAAAAGTATGACCCAATCAACAAAGGTTGGACACATAACTATATGTATGTTCACGGAAATGAATGGGTAAATAAGAAAAAATATTTACCAAACGGACAATTGGTTGAATCACACAGAGAATTACACGTTGTGATTGTAAGAACCAATCCGCAAGGGCAATGTAAAGCTGATTTAATGTACTATGTAGAAATCTTTGAAAACGGAAAATATGACGCTGCCAACGGAAAAGTCACAGGTCCAGTTTCCTATATTGGAATGCCTGGCGGTTATTTACCTTGCGAAAAAGCAACCGCTTTTAAATCGAAATTAGCGAAGTAAAATAGTTTAGTTTTTTCATCAAAAAGAGTGCGTTATTAAATGATGCACTCTTTTTTTATAATTTATTTCGTTCAAATAAATCAAGTAATTGTTGCTTTTTATCTGTGGAAATCGATAACAAATCGCCGTTGTCCATCACCACTGTTCCGCCATCTTGTTTCATGATTTTTTGAATACGATTGTAGTTAATCAAGTGACTTCGATGAATGCGAAGAAAACTGCCCATTTGTTCTAATCGTTCAAAATCGGCAATTTTTTTAGTTACCGTAATTTTCTTGTTATCGGTCGTAATAAAATGAGTGTAGGAACCATCCGCTTTGAGGTATAAAATATTTTCCAACAATAAAAATGTGAGTCCGTCTCCGGTTTGTAACGCTACTTTTTTGTGTTGTGTCTCTTCTAAATTTTCTTTTAAAACTTTAATATTATTTGTTTTATTCCCTTTCACTTTGTTCAATGCTCGTTGCAAAGCTTCTAATCGAACCGGTTTCAAAATATAATCGGCGGCAGAAAGTTCAAATGCATTTATGGCATATTCGCTATAAGCAGTGACAAAAACGACTTTGAAAATTAATTCACTTTCATCCAAAAACTTAAACAGTTCTAAACCGGAATAACCCGGCATCGAAATATCT
Coding sequences within it:
- a CDS encoding LytR/AlgR family response regulator transcription factor, translated to MNVIIVDDEKNARLALRGILEENFPEVIILDECVDVPGAVKSIHKHQPDLVFLDISMPGYSGLELFKFLDESELIFKVVFVTAYSEYAINAFELSAADYILKPVRLEALQRALNKVKGNKTNNIKVLKENLEETQHKKVALQTGDGLTFLLLENILYLKADGSYTHFITTDNKKITVTKKIADFERLEQMGSFLRIHRSHLINYNRIQKIMKQDGGTVVMDNGDLLSISTDKKQQLLDLFERNKL